A window of the Emys orbicularis isolate rEmyOrb1 chromosome 1, rEmyOrb1.hap1, whole genome shotgun sequence genome harbors these coding sequences:
- the OMP gene encoding olfactory marker protein, translating into MAGDASELELPFVQDVQLTKCMRLRAQSLQQRNERPQDGEKLLRPNEYIYRVDFVRQHNLHFLRWKIQMEKAGKLMVTGTSQHWTPDLTNLMNRQLLEPVGIFWKKPGTKEVECNEADAQEFGERLMELAKIRKVMYFLLSFTDGLDPAHLKCSVVFKA; encoded by the coding sequence ATGGCTGGCGACGCGTCGGAGCTTGAGCTCCCCTTCGTCCAGGACGTCCAGCTCACCAAGTGCATGCGGCTGCGGGCGCAGAGCCTCCAGCAGAGGAACGAGCGGCCGCAGGATGGCGAGAAGCTGCTGCGGCCCAACGAGTACATCTACCGGGTGGATTTCGTCCGGCAGCACAACCTGCACTTCCTGCGCTGGAAGATCCAGATGGAGAAAGCAGGGAAGTTGATGGTGACGGGCACCTCCCAGCACTGGACGCCCGACCTCACCAACCTCATGAacaggcagctgctggagccggtGGGCATCTTTTGGAAGAAGCCAGGGACCAAGGAAGTGGAGTGTAACGAGGCAGATGCCCAGGAGTTTGGGGAGAGGCTGATGGAGCTGGCCAAGATCCGCAAGGTGATGTACTTCCTCCTCTCCTTCACCGATGGCCTCGACCCAGCCCACCTCAAGTGCTCCGTAGTGTTCAAAGCCTGA